In Rahnella sikkimica, the following are encoded in one genomic region:
- a CDS encoding enolase C-terminal domain-like protein, translating to MSTQSSPVITDMQVIPVAGHDSMLMNIGGAHGAYFTRNIVILTDSAGNTGVGEAPGGEVIYTTLVEAIAQVKGQEVARMNRLVHQIHVGNQSSDFDSFGKGAWTFELRVNAVAALEAALLDLMGKFLGVPVCELLGPGKQRDEVTVLGYLFYIGDRQKTDLPYQEGARGVHDWYHLRHQKAMNSDAVVQLAEAAQDRYGFKDFKLKGGVLPGEQEIDAVKALAKRFPDARITVDPNGAWLLDEAIDLCKNMHGILSYAEDPCGAEQGFSGREVMAEFRRATGLPVATNMIATNWREMQHAVMLQSVDIPLADPHFWTMHGAVRVAQLCDEWGLTWGCHSNNHFDISLAMFTHVGAAVPGKPTAIDTHWIWQEGNQRLTKEPLQIVNGKIKVPEKPGLGIEIDMDQIHRAHELHRKLPTGARNDAVAMQYLIPGWKFDRKRPAMGRR from the coding sequence ATGAGTACGCAATCTTCCCCGGTCATCACTGACATGCAGGTTATTCCTGTGGCAGGGCACGACAGTATGCTGATGAATATCGGCGGGGCACACGGCGCTTATTTCACCCGTAACATCGTGATTCTGACGGACAGCGCCGGTAACACCGGCGTGGGCGAAGCGCCGGGCGGCGAAGTGATTTACACCACGCTGGTGGAAGCCATCGCGCAGGTCAAAGGCCAGGAAGTGGCGCGAATGAACCGGCTGGTGCATCAGATTCATGTGGGTAATCAGTCGTCGGATTTCGACTCGTTTGGTAAAGGCGCGTGGACGTTTGAGCTGCGCGTCAATGCGGTGGCGGCGCTGGAAGCTGCGCTGCTGGATCTGATGGGCAAATTCCTCGGCGTGCCGGTGTGCGAACTGCTCGGGCCGGGCAAACAGCGCGACGAAGTGACGGTGCTCGGTTATCTCTTCTATATCGGCGACCGGCAGAAAACAGATTTGCCGTATCAGGAAGGGGCGCGCGGCGTTCACGACTGGTATCACCTGCGTCATCAGAAAGCGATGAACAGCGACGCCGTGGTGCAGCTGGCCGAGGCCGCACAGGATCGTTACGGCTTTAAGGATTTCAAACTCAAAGGTGGCGTACTGCCGGGTGAGCAGGAAATCGACGCGGTGAAAGCGCTGGCAAAACGTTTCCCGGATGCGCGGATTACCGTCGATCCGAACGGGGCGTGGCTGCTCGATGAAGCCATTGATTTGTGTAAAAACATGCACGGGATCCTTAGCTATGCGGAAGATCCGTGCGGCGCGGAGCAGGGCTTTTCAGGCCGCGAAGTGATGGCCGAGTTCCGCCGCGCCACTGGTTTGCCGGTCGCCACCAACATGATTGCCACCAACTGGCGCGAGATGCAGCACGCCGTGATGTTGCAGTCCGTCGACATTCCGCTGGCGGATCCGCACTTCTGGACCATGCACGGCGCGGTGCGCGTGGCGCAGCTGTGCGACGAATGGGGCCTGACCTGGGGCTGCCATTCCAACAACCATTTCGACATTTCTCTGGCGATGTTCACCCACGTCGGCGCGGCCGTGCCGGGTAAACCGACGGCGATTGATACGCACTGGATCTGGCAGGAAGGCAATCAGCGCCTGACCAAAGAGCCGCTGCAAATCGTCAACGGGAAAATCAAAGTGCCTGAAAAACCGGGCTTAGGGATCGAGATCGACATGGATCAGATCCACCGCGCCCACGAGCTGCACAGAAAATTACCGACCGGTGCGCGCAACGATGCCGTCGCGATGCAGTACCTGATCCCCGGCTGGAAATTCGATCGCAAGCGTCCGGCGATGGGCCGCCGGTAA
- a CDS encoding MFS transporter — translation METIVSSASAVKKRTNARYWIVVMLFIVTSFNYGDRATLSIAGSAMAKDIGLDSVGMGYIFSAFSWAYVIGQIPGGWLLDKFGSKKVYFYSIFIWSLFTLLQGFVDVFSGFGIVVSLFILRFLVGLAESPSFPGNSRIVAAWFPAQERGTAVSIFNSAQYFATVIFAPIMGWLTHAVGWSHVFFFMGGLGIILSFVWLKVIHDPKDHPGVNQAELDYMEAGGALINMDQKTTKKVAVKGEKASQLKQLMKSRMMIGIYIGQYCINALTYFFITWFPVYLVQARGMSILKAGMVASVPAICGFLGGVLGGIISDWLMRRTNNLTLSRKAPIVIGMLLSMSMIACNYVDTEWMVVGIMAFAFFGKGLGALGWAVMADTAPKEISGLSGGLFNMFGNVSGIITPIAVGYIIGTTGSFNGALVFVGVHALLAVISYVFIVGKIERVQLRPFGPASAVKGVSR, via the coding sequence ATGGAAACAATCGTTTCATCAGCCAGTGCCGTGAAAAAAAGAACAAATGCGCGCTACTGGATAGTGGTGATGTTATTTATCGTCACATCATTTAATTACGGCGACCGCGCCACGTTATCTATTGCCGGGTCAGCGATGGCGAAAGATATCGGCCTCGATTCTGTCGGGATGGGTTATATATTCTCGGCATTTTCCTGGGCCTACGTTATCGGGCAAATACCCGGTGGCTGGTTACTGGATAAATTCGGTTCCAAGAAAGTCTATTTCTACAGTATTTTCATCTGGTCATTATTCACGTTGCTGCAAGGGTTCGTCGATGTATTCAGCGGCTTCGGCATCGTGGTTTCACTCTTCATCTTACGTTTCCTGGTCGGGCTGGCTGAATCGCCTTCTTTCCCCGGCAACAGCAGAATAGTGGCGGCATGGTTCCCGGCACAGGAACGCGGAACCGCAGTATCGATTTTTAACTCCGCACAGTACTTCGCGACGGTTATTTTCGCCCCGATTATGGGCTGGCTGACCCACGCCGTGGGCTGGTCACACGTCTTCTTCTTCATGGGCGGACTGGGGATTATCCTGAGTTTCGTCTGGCTCAAAGTAATCCACGATCCGAAAGATCATCCGGGCGTCAATCAGGCCGAACTCGACTACATGGAAGCCGGCGGCGCGCTGATCAATATGGATCAGAAGACCACCAAAAAAGTGGCCGTCAAAGGGGAGAAAGCGTCCCAGCTCAAACAGTTGATGAAATCCCGCATGATGATTGGCATCTACATTGGCCAGTACTGCATCAATGCGCTGACCTACTTCTTCATCACCTGGTTCCCGGTGTATCTGGTTCAGGCACGCGGCATGTCTATTCTTAAAGCGGGCATGGTGGCGTCGGTTCCGGCCATTTGCGGCTTCCTCGGCGGCGTGCTGGGCGGGATTATTTCCGACTGGCTGATGCGCAGAACCAACAACCTGACCTTATCGCGCAAAGCGCCGATCGTTATCGGTATGCTGCTGTCGATGTCGATGATTGCCTGTAACTACGTCGATACCGAATGGATGGTCGTCGGGATCATGGCGTTTGCCTTCTTCGGCAAAGGATTGGGCGCGCTGGGCTGGGCGGTCATGGCTGACACCGCACCGAAAGAAATCAGCGGGCTGAGCGGCGGACTGTTCAACATGTTCGGTAACGTTTCCGGCATCATCACCCCGATTGCGGTCGGCTACATTATCGGCACCACCGGTTCCTTTAATGGCGCACTGGTCTTCGTCGGCGTCCACGCACTGCTTGCGGTCATCAGCTACGTCTTCATTGTCGGCAAAATCGAGCGTGTCCAGTTACGTCCCTTCGGACCCGCCAGCGCTGTAAAAGGAGTGTCCCGATGA
- a CDS encoding CdaR family transcriptional regulator — protein MSAYHLDAKLAQQIVARTMQIIDSNVNVMDGRGRIIGSGDDQRLGELHEGALLSISQERIVDIDEGVARHLHGVRPGINLPLRIDGQIVGVVGLTGNPSQLRQYGELVCMTAEMMLEQARLLHMLAQDSRLREELVLNLIRVDELSPALMEWAQRLGIDLNRPRVAAVVEVDSGQLGVDSAMAELQQLQTLLTTPERDNLIAIVSLTEMVVLKPALNSYDRWDPDGHRQRIDHLLSRMTETGRLRVRISLGNFFSGPGSIARSYRTARTTMTVGKQRMPEQRCYFYQDLILPVLLDSLRGGWQADELVRPLARLKATDGNGLLRRTLAAWFHNNVQPTATSKALYIHRNTLEYRLNRISELTGLDLGNFDDRLLLYVALQLDNDQM, from the coding sequence ATGTCAGCGTATCATCTCGATGCAAAGCTGGCGCAACAGATTGTTGCCCGAACAATGCAAATCATTGATAGTAATGTGAATGTTATGGACGGACGGGGGAGAATTATCGGTAGCGGCGACGATCAGCGTCTTGGAGAATTGCACGAAGGTGCTTTATTGTCGATTTCGCAGGAACGGATTGTCGATATTGATGAAGGCGTTGCACGGCATTTGCACGGCGTGCGTCCGGGGATCAACCTGCCGCTGCGCATCGATGGTCAGATTGTCGGCGTGGTTGGCCTCACGGGCAACCCGTCGCAGTTACGCCAGTACGGCGAGCTGGTCTGCATGACCGCAGAAATGATGCTTGAACAGGCGCGTTTGTTACATATGCTCGCGCAGGACAGCCGTTTGCGCGAAGAGCTGGTGCTGAACCTGATCCGCGTGGATGAACTGTCTCCGGCGTTAATGGAGTGGGCGCAGCGTCTGGGCATTGACCTGAATCGCCCGCGCGTGGCGGCGGTGGTCGAAGTCGACAGCGGTCAGCTGGGTGTGGATTCCGCGATGGCGGAGTTGCAGCAGCTGCAAACCTTACTGACCACGCCGGAGCGCGATAACCTGATCGCCATTGTTTCGCTGACCGAAATGGTGGTGCTGAAACCCGCGCTCAACAGCTATGATCGCTGGGATCCGGACGGCCACCGGCAGCGGATCGATCACTTGCTTTCGCGCATGACCGAAACCGGTCGCCTGCGTGTGCGTATTTCCCTCGGTAACTTCTTCAGCGGCCCCGGCAGTATCGCCCGATCTTATCGTACCGCGCGAACCACCATGACCGTCGGCAAACAGCGTATGCCCGAACAGCGCTGTTATTTCTATCAGGATCTGATTTTGCCGGTGTTGCTCGACAGCCTTCGCGGCGGATGGCAGGCCGACGAGCTGGTGCGGCCTTTAGCGCGTCTGAAAGCCACGGACGGCAACGGATTACTCCGGCGCACATTAGCGGCATGGTTCCATAATAATGTGCAACCGACGGCAACGTCTAAAGCGCTTTATATTCACCGCAATACGCTGGAGTATCGTTTAAACCGTATTTCAGAATTAACCGGTCTGGATCTGGGTAATTTTGACGACCGCCTTTTGCTGTATGTGGCGCTTCAGTTAGATAATGATCAGATGTAA
- the degP gene encoding serine endoprotease DegP: MKKSTLFLSALALSIGMALAPVSSALAAETASSSTTQLPSLAPMLEKVMPSVVSVNVEGSASVKTPRMGQQFQQFFGQNSPLCQDGSPFQGSPVCQGGGQDGQPAPEQKEDFRALGSGVIIDADKGYVVTNNHVVDNATKISVQLNDGRKFDAKVIGKDPRSDIAVIQLQNAKNLTAIKMADSEQLRVGDYTVAIGNPYGLGETVTSGIVSALGRSGLNIENYENFIQTDAAINRGNSGGALVNLNGELIGLNTAILAPDGGNIGIGFAIPSNMVKNLSKQMIEYGEVKRGELGIMGTELNSELAKAMKVDAQRGAFISQVMPKSAAEKAGIKAGDVILSMNGKPISSFASFRADIGTMPIGTKVTLGLLRDGKPVNVDVTIEQSTQTPKVESGNIYTGIEGADLSNNTAANQKGVKVDDVKPGSKAARIGLKKGDVILGVNQQKIANLGELRKVLDTKPSVLALDIQRGDSSIYLLAQ; the protein is encoded by the coding sequence ATGAAAAAATCGACTTTATTCCTCAGCGCTTTAGCGTTAAGTATTGGTATGGCACTTGCCCCGGTTTCATCTGCTCTGGCGGCCGAAACCGCTTCCTCCAGCACCACACAGCTTCCAAGCCTTGCGCCGATGCTGGAAAAAGTGATGCCATCCGTGGTGAGTGTAAACGTTGAAGGCAGCGCGTCGGTGAAAACACCGCGCATGGGCCAGCAGTTCCAGCAGTTCTTTGGTCAGAACTCTCCGCTGTGCCAGGACGGTTCGCCGTTCCAGGGCTCCCCGGTTTGTCAGGGCGGCGGTCAGGACGGACAGCCTGCACCTGAACAGAAAGAAGATTTCCGCGCGCTGGGTTCCGGTGTGATTATCGATGCGGATAAAGGTTATGTTGTGACCAACAACCACGTTGTTGATAACGCGACAAAAATCAGCGTACAGCTGAACGATGGCCGTAAGTTCGATGCGAAAGTGATCGGTAAAGATCCACGTTCTGACATTGCAGTGATTCAGCTGCAAAATGCGAAAAACCTGACCGCGATTAAAATGGCCGATTCCGAGCAACTGCGCGTGGGTGATTACACCGTGGCGATCGGTAACCCGTATGGTTTAGGTGAAACCGTCACTTCCGGTATCGTGTCTGCGCTGGGTCGTTCCGGCCTGAACATCGAAAACTATGAAAACTTCATCCAGACGGATGCGGCGATCAACCGCGGTAATTCCGGCGGCGCGCTGGTGAACCTGAACGGTGAACTGATTGGCCTGAACACGGCGATCCTGGCACCGGACGGCGGCAACATCGGTATCGGTTTTGCGATCCCAAGTAACATGGTGAAAAACCTGTCCAAACAGATGATCGAGTACGGCGAAGTAAAACGTGGCGAACTGGGCATCATGGGTACCGAACTGAATTCCGAGCTGGCAAAAGCGATGAAAGTTGACGCACAGCGCGGCGCATTCATCAGCCAGGTTATGCCGAAGTCTGCCGCAGAAAAAGCGGGCATTAAAGCCGGTGACGTTATCCTGAGCATGAACGGCAAGCCAATCAGCAGCTTCGCATCGTTCCGTGCGGACATCGGCACCATGCCAATTGGCACCAAAGTGACGCTGGGCCTGCTGCGTGACGGCAAACCGGTGAACGTTGACGTGACCATTGAGCAAAGCACGCAGACGCCTAAAGTCGAATCCGGCAACATTTATACCGGTATCGAAGGGGCTGACCTGAGTAACAACACCGCGGCCAATCAGAAAGGCGTGAAAGTTGATGATGTCAAACCGGGTTCAAAAGCCGCGCGTATTGGCCTGAAAAAAGGCGACGTGATCCTGGGCGTGAACCAGCAGAAAATCGCCAACTTAGGCGAACTGCGTAAAGTTCTGGATACCAAGCCGTCCGTACTGGCGCTGGATATTCAGCGTGGTGACTCTTCAATCTACCTGCTGGCGCAATAA
- the dgt gene encoding dGTPase — protein sequence MSGIDFKAKFNFQRPFSAPIEVRDAYDVVRQFESDRGRIINSAAIRRLQQKTQVFPLEKNAAVRSRLTHSLEVQQVGRHIAKEILHRLRRQGKLEAYGLDDVTDPFESVVEMACLMHDIGNPPFGHFGESAINNWFKKRMDIESCGETPPATDSCLVACLRLTPDEAQLNQLRRKIRYDLSNFEGNAQAIRLVFTLLKLNLTYSQTACILKYTRPAYSMTRLPSHDYLMKKPGFYLAEEAFIKDLRSELGLGEFNRFPLTYIMEAADDISYCIADLEDAVEKNIFSVEELYKYLMREWGDIGKNDIFDKVVRTAYEKMDKAKTFRNPVDYFFMELRVQTVKQLVPHAARRFIDNIEDVYQGTFNHALLEDDSQANRLLEIYKSVAFKQVFNHPEVEELELQGYRVISGLLDIYSPLLDMPLSDFSQLAEEDTHREYPIETRLLHKISAKHRLAYNNAVVALEGAGVSEFSAQEFYYRARMIQDYISGMTDLYAYDEYRRLMAAE from the coding sequence ATGTCCGGGATCGATTTTAAAGCGAAATTCAATTTTCAGCGCCCGTTTAGCGCCCCGATAGAAGTGCGGGATGCGTATGACGTCGTCCGTCAGTTTGAGAGCGACCGGGGGCGTATTATCAACTCCGCCGCGATCCGCCGCCTGCAACAAAAAACACAAGTTTTCCCGCTGGAGAAAAACGCCGCCGTCCGCAGCCGCCTGACACATTCCCTCGAAGTTCAGCAGGTGGGCCGCCACATTGCTAAAGAAATTCTGCATCGCCTGCGCCGTCAGGGAAAACTCGAGGCTTACGGGCTGGACGATGTGACCGATCCTTTCGAAAGCGTGGTCGAAATGGCCTGCCTGATGCACGACATCGGCAATCCGCCGTTCGGGCATTTCGGCGAATCAGCGATTAACAACTGGTTCAAAAAGCGCATGGATATCGAAAGCTGTGGCGAAACGCCGCCGGCAACCGATTCCTGCCTGGTGGCCTGTTTGCGCCTGACGCCGGATGAGGCGCAGCTGAATCAGCTGCGCCGTAAAATCCGTTATGATCTCAGTAATTTTGAAGGTAACGCGCAGGCGATTCGTCTGGTGTTTACGTTGCTCAAACTTAACCTGACCTACAGCCAGACGGCGTGCATCCTGAAATATACCCGTCCGGCCTACTCAATGACCCGCCTGCCTTCGCACGATTATCTGATGAAAAAGCCCGGTTTTTATCTGGCCGAAGAAGCGTTCATCAAAGACCTGCGCAGTGAGCTCGGGCTGGGGGAGTTCAACCGTTTCCCGCTGACCTACATTATGGAAGCGGCAGACGATATTTCTTACTGCATCGCCGATCTGGAAGATGCGGTCGAGAAAAACATTTTCAGTGTCGAAGAACTCTATAAATATCTGATGCGTGAATGGGGCGACATCGGGAAAAACGACATCTTCGATAAAGTGGTTCGCACCGCGTATGAAAAAATGGATAAAGCGAAGACATTCCGTAATCCGGTGGATTATTTCTTTATGGAACTTCGCGTTCAGACGGTTAAACAGCTGGTGCCCCACGCCGCGCGCAGATTCATTGATAATATAGAAGATGTTTATCAGGGCACCTTTAATCACGCGCTGCTCGAAGATGACAGCCAGGCCAACCGGTTGTTAGAAATTTATAAGTCGGTGGCGTTTAAACAGGTATTCAACCACCCTGAAGTCGAGGAACTGGAATTACAGGGTTACCGGGTGATCAGCGGGTTGCTGGATATTTACAGCCCGTTGCTGGATATGCCCTTGTCTGATTTTAGTCAGCTGGCTGAGGAAGACACGCACCGGGAATATCCTATAGAAACCCGTCTGTTGCATAAGATTTCTGCCAAACACCGGCTGGCCTATAACAATGCCGTCGTGGCGCTCGAAGGCGCAGGTGTTTCGGAATTTTCTGCGCAGGAATTCTATTACCGGGCGAGAATGATTCAGGACTATATCAGCGGCATGACAGATCTGTATGCGTACGATGAATACCGCCGTCTGATGGCGGCTGAATAA
- the mtnN gene encoding 5'-methylthioadenosine/S-adenosylhomocysteine nucleosidase, with protein MKVGIIGAMEQEVTLLRDKIINRQTIERAGCEIYTGQLNGVDVALLKSGIGKVSAAMGTTLLLEHCRPDVVINTGSAGGLAKTLKVGDIVVSDEVRYHDADVTAFGYEPGQMAGCPAAFVAAPFLVELAETCIRELDLNAVRGLICSGDAFINGAAPLVRIRATFPNVAAVEMEAAAVGHVCHLFDTPFVVVRAISDVADTESHLSFEEFLVVAAQQSTLMVDAMLKALAASEA; from the coding sequence ATGAAAGTAGGCATTATTGGCGCAATGGAGCAGGAAGTGACCCTGCTGCGCGACAAAATCATCAACCGTCAGACGATCGAACGCGCTGGCTGTGAAATCTATACCGGTCAGCTGAACGGTGTGGACGTCGCGCTGCTGAAATCAGGTATCGGTAAAGTGTCTGCGGCGATGGGTACGACGCTGCTGCTGGAACATTGCCGCCCGGATGTGGTGATCAATACCGGTTCCGCCGGTGGTCTGGCAAAAACGCTGAAAGTGGGCGATATCGTGGTTTCTGACGAAGTTCGATACCACGACGCGGATGTGACCGCATTTGGTTATGAACCGGGTCAGATGGCGGGTTGTCCGGCGGCTTTCGTGGCGGCTCCGTTTTTGGTCGAGCTGGCTGAAACCTGTATCCGCGAGCTGGATTTGAACGCCGTGCGCGGCCTGATTTGCAGCGGCGATGCCTTCATCAACGGTGCAGCGCCTCTGGTCCGCATCCGTGCCACCTTCCCGAACGTCGCTGCCGTGGAAATGGAAGCTGCCGCAGTCGGCCATGTTTGCCATCTGTTCGACACACCTTTCGTGGTCGTGCGCGCCATTTCTGACGTCGCGGACACCGAATCTCACCTGAGCTTCGAAGAGTTCCTGGTGGTTGCAGCACAGCAATCCACGCTGATGGTCGATGCCATGCTGAAAGCGCTGGCCGCTTCCGAAGCGTGA
- the btuF gene encoding vitamin B12 ABC transporter substrate-binding protein BtuF, which yields MRRFCLLLTSLLLAGLSLPLAAAPAPAQRVISLAPNLTELAFAAGMGDQLVGVSAYSDFPPQASKLEQVANWQGINVERIVTLKPDLVLAWRGGNPQRPLDQLRSLGIHVIYLDPQNAQDVAKALEQLAAYSPDPAKAQQAAHDFREQWQALKQKYHREKPVPAFIQFGTQPLFTASSATMQSEVLEVCGGKNIFADSRVPWPQVSREQVLSRQPQVIVISGEKSQKAIIEGYWHSLLTAQVIALEPDWFSRAGPRILLAAQQLCPQLAALP from the coding sequence ATGCGCCGGTTCTGTCTTTTGCTGACGAGTCTTTTGCTGGCGGGCCTGTCGTTGCCTCTGGCGGCGGCACCGGCACCGGCGCAGCGGGTGATCAGCCTCGCGCCTAATCTGACAGAACTGGCGTTTGCTGCGGGCATGGGCGATCAGCTGGTCGGAGTTAGTGCTTACTCCGACTTCCCACCCCAGGCCAGTAAGCTTGAGCAGGTCGCGAACTGGCAGGGGATAAATGTCGAGCGCATTGTGACGCTGAAACCCGATCTGGTGCTCGCCTGGCGCGGCGGAAACCCGCAGCGTCCGCTTGATCAGCTGAGGTCTCTGGGCATCCACGTTATTTATCTCGATCCGCAGAATGCACAAGATGTCGCAAAGGCGCTGGAACAGCTGGCGGCCTACAGCCCGGATCCTGCAAAAGCTCAGCAGGCAGCCCATGATTTTCGTGAGCAATGGCAGGCACTTAAGCAGAAATATCACCGTGAAAAACCCGTTCCGGCGTTTATCCAGTTCGGCACTCAGCCGCTTTTTACTGCCTCATCCGCGACAATGCAAAGTGAAGTGCTGGAAGTCTGTGGCGGGAAAAACATTTTCGCCGACAGCCGTGTTCCGTGGCCTCAGGTCAGCCGGGAGCAGGTTTTAAGCCGTCAGCCACAGGTTATTGTAATCTCGGGGGAAAAATCGCAAAAAGCGATCATTGAAGGCTACTGGCATTCCCTGCTCACGGCGCAGGTTATTGCCCTTGAACCGGACTGGTTCAGCCGCGCGGGCCCGCGTATTTTGCTTGCTGCACAACAGCTGTGCCCTCAGCTGGCTGCCTTGCCTTAA
- the erpA gene encoding iron-sulfur cluster insertion protein ErpA, producing MSEALLNETAALPLQFTENAAKKVKNLISDEENPNLKLRVYITGGGCSGFQYGFTFDDKINDGDMTIEKSGVALVVDPMSLQYLVGGSVDYTEGLEGSRFVVTNPNAKTTCGCGSSFSI from the coding sequence ATGAGCGAAGCATTGTTGAATGAAACTGCTGCGTTGCCGTTACAGTTTACTGAGAACGCAGCGAAGAAGGTGAAGAACCTGATTTCTGACGAAGAAAACCCTAACCTGAAACTGCGTGTTTATATCACCGGTGGCGGTTGCAGTGGTTTCCAGTACGGTTTTACCTTTGATGACAAAATTAACGACGGCGACATGACCATTGAGAAATCAGGCGTGGCGCTGGTGGTCGATCCGATGAGCCTGCAATATCTGGTGGGCGGCTCCGTGGATTACACCGAAGGTCTGGAAGGGTCACGTTTTGTGGTGACGAATCCAAACGCGAAAACGACATGTGGTTGCGGCTCTTCTTTCAGTATCTGA
- the clcA gene encoding H(+)/Cl(-) exchange transporter ClcA — MNESETEMSERPPLRGPRKRSEILRIFLRRDKTPVTILMVAAVVGTVAGLLGVAFEKAVNGVMHLRLSGLGFFSDYAILLWPLTFVVSAALAMSGYYLVRRFAPEAGGSGIPEIEGALEELRPVRWWRVIPVKFFGGMGTLGAGMVLGREGPTVQMGANVGKMMVDIFRLRSAEARHSLLATGAAAGLSAAFNAPLAGILFILEEMRLQFRYSLISIKAVFIGVIMSSIVFRIFNGDGAVIEVGKLASAPLNTLWLYLVLGMVFGVVGVSFNALIFRTQDMFARIHGGNLRKILIIGGVLGGFCGLIGIVQPEAAGGGFALIPLAAAGKYSLLMLLFIFVVRVATTLLCFASGAPGGIFAPMLALGTLLGTAFGTAALYFFPQYGIQPATFAIAGMGALFAGSVRAPLTGIVLVLEMTDNYQLILPMIITCLGATLLAQFLGGKPLYSAILTRTLQRQERENAEKAEAESETKGTISQDSATKTPHT, encoded by the coding sequence ATGAATGAATCAGAGACTGAAATGTCAGAACGTCCGCCTTTGCGCGGACCCCGTAAACGCAGCGAAATTCTGCGTATTTTCCTGCGCCGCGATAAAACGCCGGTGACGATTTTGATGGTCGCGGCGGTGGTCGGCACCGTCGCCGGATTGCTCGGGGTGGCATTTGAAAAAGCGGTGAACGGGGTGATGCACCTGCGTCTTTCCGGGCTGGGTTTTTTCAGTGATTACGCGATCCTGCTGTGGCCGCTAACTTTCGTGGTTTCCGCCGCGCTGGCGATGTCTGGCTATTACCTTGTGCGGCGTTTTGCCCCGGAAGCGGGGGGGTCCGGCATTCCTGAAATTGAAGGCGCGCTGGAGGAGTTAAGGCCGGTTCGCTGGTGGCGCGTTATTCCGGTGAAATTTTTTGGCGGGATGGGCACACTCGGCGCGGGGATGGTGCTGGGCAGGGAAGGGCCGACCGTGCAGATGGGCGCAAACGTCGGGAAAATGATGGTGGATATTTTCCGGCTGCGCAGCGCCGAAGCGCGCCATTCTTTGCTGGCAACCGGCGCGGCGGCGGGGCTTTCGGCGGCCTTTAACGCTCCGCTGGCGGGGATCCTGTTTATTCTTGAAGAGATGCGCCTGCAATTTCGCTACAGCCTGATTTCCATTAAAGCGGTGTTTATCGGCGTGATTATGTCGAGCATTGTCTTCCGCATTTTCAACGGCGACGGCGCGGTGATTGAAGTCGGGAAACTGGCGAGCGCACCGCTCAATACGCTGTGGCTTTATCTGGTGTTAGGTATGGTGTTTGGCGTGGTGGGCGTCAGTTTTAATGCGCTGATCTTCCGCACGCAGGATATGTTCGCGCGCATTCACGGCGGCAATCTCAGGAAAATCCTGATTATCGGCGGCGTCCTGGGCGGCTTCTGCGGGCTGATCGGGATAGTTCAACCGGAAGCCGCAGGAGGCGGTTTCGCGCTGATCCCGCTGGCGGCAGCGGGTAAATACAGCCTGCTGATGCTGCTGTTTATCTTTGTTGTGCGCGTGGCGACTACGCTGTTGTGCTTTGCCTCCGGCGCGCCGGGCGGGATTTTCGCGCCGATGTTAGCGCTCGGCACTTTGCTGGGAACGGCGTTTGGCACCGCCGCGCTGTATTTTTTCCCGCAATACGGTATTCAGCCCGCGACCTTTGCGATTGCCGGAATGGGCGCATTATTTGCCGGTAGCGTGCGTGCGCCGCTCACCGGAATTGTGCTGGTGCTGGAAATGACCGATAACTATCAGCTCATTTTACCGATGATTATTACCTGCCTCGGTGCAACGCTGCTGGCGCAGTTTTTGGGTGGCAAACCCTTGTATTCGGCCATTCTGACCCGCACCCTGCAACGGCAGGAACGTGAAAATGCCGAAAAAGCGGAAGCCGAATCTGAGACTAAAGGCACCATTAGTCAGGACAGCGCGACCAAAACACCCCATACTTGA